The DNA region gaggcTCAGGTCAGTAATCTCAATGCTGGGGAGACAAAGCTAGAGGGCTCCCTGGAGATTTCCTGCCGGCTTGTCTGACCAAATCATCGAGGGCTTCAGACTcaacgagagaccctgtctccaaataaataaataaataaacgagctaagtggggggtggggcggggggtgtataaacttttaatcccagcgcttgggaggcaggagcaggtggatctctgtgagttcaatgccagcctggtctacaaagtgagttccaggacagccagggctttgtagagaccctgtctcagaggaacataagtaaataaataaataagccggGTGGTGgcggcacacacatttaatcctagcactcaggaggcggaggcaggctgatctctgagttcatggccattctggtctacagagtgaattctaggatagccaaggctacatagagagagcctgtctcaaaagaagtcatatatatatatatatatatatatatatatatatatatatatatatatatatatgttagagGAAGACACCTAACATCAACCCCtggtctctctctatatatgacTGTACACATCATGTGCATATAAATGTACACATCCaaacatactctctctctctctctctctctctctctctctctctctctctctctctctcggggaCCCTCAAATCCTCATACCTGACTGATTTCCCACAGCGTGAGGTTGATCCAGGCCCGCTGTGGTGCCAAGATGCAGAGGTTGATGAAGGCACAACCCAAGGAGACGTGAAAATAGACTGGGAAGAGCTTGCTCTGCACAAGTCCAAACGTGTGCCTCGGGAGGCTCCGGAAAAGCAGGAAGCCTGGGAGGCGGAGGGCCACAATCACCCGTTAGGACATTTCTGGATCCCCCTCCCATTCAGTCCTAAATAACAGGTTGGAGGGTCCCTACCTGAGGCAAAGGTCACCCACATCTGCATGCCCCAGACACCAGACAAGACCAGCAAGTGGATCACTTTAATCAGACTTCCTGGGTCCTCACCTTCTTCCATTCTGCCGCCCTGGGAAGGAAGCAGCGGTGACTCAGCTTAACCTTCAACCTTTGCCCACTAGCATTGAGGCCTTGGTACAGAGTGCATAGGGCTAGCCTCACACTGGTGCAAAGATGAGAGAAAATAGTCTGAGAAAGGCAGTTGCAAGACCAAAATAGTCCCTAGAAAATCTCAGGCCCAACCAGTCCATCTGGGCTCAGGCTTGGGGCTGGAATTGTGGCTCTGAGAACATGGACTTCATTGGTGTTggcctcacattctctcctccatacttgcaaaataatagtaataataataataataaaaaatctcaGCCCACCACGAAGACTCATACCTGTAAATCCCCAACACTTGGAAGTCGGAGACGGGGATTGCCAGTTTTCTAGCTCAAGGTTAGAAAAAGATTCAATTCCAAAAAGtgtttaaaaacatagaaacGGCCTGGTTACTCACAGTTGTAATCCCAATATATCAAAGGATGGTGCAGGAAAATCACTGAgtttgaggactgcctgagataCAGTGAGGCTATCTCTCAATATGTAAACAAACATCTCAGGCTGGAGCTGGGCTAGTGGCTCAGGGGGCAAGGCGCTTGCCTCACGTGCAGGAAGTCCTGCGTTCCATCCTCAGCTCTTCATAAAACAGGCTCTGGCTCTCTCCTGTCATTCCAGCACaaaagtagagacaggagagtcAGGATGTGGAGGCCAACCAGAGACACAGGACGCCTTGCCTCAAAACCCAAATCCTAGAACAAAAGGCTCTCTCTACACACCAATGTCCACTGTACCCCAGAAGCTTGAATCCCAGCAGCTCAAGTTCACATTCCTAGGTCTTCAGGGATTACCCTAGCTCTGCAGACATTCAAGAGCCCTCATCCGGAAACCTGAGATATTCTAGAAACATCCCAAAGCACCCCCGGACCCCCCCCATCTGATCCCACCGTTGGAGCACCGGAGGTCAGGTGAAGGGACCAAGAGCCCCAGCAGCTCCAGTGCAGCTCCGGCTGGCCTGAGACCTCCCAGGTTTTCTTCCGCCCCTCAGGCCTCGCCCCACCTCCCAGACAGCCAGAAGCCAATAAAATCACAGCTCCGTCTCCTCTGGACTCGCCCACTTAGGGATTGCCCAGTTGACTTCGGGAATCATCTCGCCTCCCCGAACTTCAGTCACACCGAAGAAATTCAGGCGCCAATGAGCTCCGCGCTTACCCGGAGAGGGCGGGCGTGGCTTAAGGGAGGACCACGCCCTTCTCTGTGACTCCACCTTTGGCCTCCCCGCGTTTTCCAACGATGGTGTCCTCGGGGGATCAAAACTTCAGCGTCACAGCTGGGGACTGGCTTCGTGGTCCCTGATGGGAGAGCATGAACAGGTGGTATGCGGTAGTAGGTGGGGATGGAAGAGGGGATTGGGAGACTGTTGCTGTTAGATTGACAGAACAAGGGGCCGGGCTAATAGCAATGGTTACGCCCCCTCGCTCGAAGAATTCTCAGGAGAAGGGGACAGCCGAAGATTCAATTGGGGTTGGGAGAGGGCAGGCACGGTTGGGGAccttctgttggtgaagctctgAAATTCCTCTTTCGTTCCGGTTCTAATCTTCTAGGGTATCTGTGGTCCTCAGGTGACATTCTAGAACAAATTTTTGTTTACCAAGCGCTGGACTAAATCTGTAATCAGGGTAGCCCAATAAAGTATATATTCCCCCCCCccattcactgtgtagccctggctggcctggaactagctttgtagacaaggctggcctgaaactcggggatcccctgagtgctgggattaaaagggatGGACTGCCACATCCTGTCCTTTATGTTTGTTTCAgagttttaaattttgtctttgtgtattAACGTTTTGCTTGTCTGGGCACTGCTTTCGTGCCcagtgcctgtagaggtcagaagagggcatcaagtcCTCTGGTACTGGAGacacagaaggttgtgagccatcatatgggtgctggaaattgaacttgggtaCTCAGGAAAAGCAGCTAAACCAACTTTcaagccatttttaaaatattttatttatttattatatatgagtacactgtagctgtcttcagacacaccagaagagggcattggatctcattgcagatggttgtgagccaccatgtggttgctgggatttgaactctggacctcgggaagagcagtcggtgctcttaaccactgagccatctcttcagccccaagccatttttttttttcaaaaaaaggcATTTCTGACAGAGTCTCTTGCCCtgactggactggaactcactaagtagactaggctggcctcgaactcagagagatttgcttgcctctgcctcccaagtgctgggattaaaggcagtgACTGCTTTATGTCCCATTCTAATATAAACAATTGTTACTCTTGTGTGTGCGTGAGGTATGTCTTAAGTGCGCATGTGTCATGGCACACATGTCAGAGGACGACTTTATGGAGttgtttcttctctcctcccacctttaaGCTGATCATTCGGCATCCATTCATATTGCCAGGCATGGCAGCGAACACTTTACTCTGTGAGCCCTGTCTCCAGCCCTCCAAGGCCTCATGTCTTTATGTGGAAGTCTGATTTCATAACCCAACCCCACCTCTATGTTTGAGTTTACCTTTTCCATTTGACTTCCACTCCTCCAATACTGAAAAGATTCTGGCTGGAACACCTCTGAGGAGTCTCTTTGTGGAGACTTTAAAGAGGTTAGGTGTCTGGGGCTGATTCTCAGCTgttagagcacctgcctagcgtGTAGCTGGGTCCCGTCCCTAGCACTGTATAAACTGGACACAGTGACACATCCTAGCCACCAGGGAGGTAGAAgatggaggatcaggagtttgagatCATCCTTGGTTACCTaatgaattggaggccagcttggactacatgagactccgtctcaaaataatatatagttaaaaataaaaggattggGAGTTAGAGACTGGTCTCAGAgctcctcccatcccccttctgcAGTGACCCTCTTTTGGCTGGCCTACCCCGGGACTTTGACTACTGTGTTTCTCATCTCTGCTCATCTCCTTCACTCTCCATCACATCTTGGCCTGCTAAGGAGAGGGGCAAGTACTCACCACCTCTTGGAGAGCCTGGTAGACATTCAGGGGCCTGGGCGGGGCTGCCAACTACACATCTCTTTCTCTTGTCCCTGAAgaaacactttgtccccataggGTCCTCCTCAGACAAGGCTTTGGACTGTATGACCCACTGGTCCACGACCTTGGAGCCTGAGATCGTAAACACTGCTTCTGAACAAGCAGTGAAGTCTGTGGCCTGGCAGAAGGAGTGGGATTCAGCACCTCAGCCTCAGGAGGCTACATCCTATTCCAACTCAGACTTGAGCAAGGACCAATGTCATGACCAGGAACTTGTGAAGAGGAACCACAGCATAGTCAAGGTTACCCCTACTCAGAGAACCCCCTTTAAACTAAGAATGACCTTTCCGTGTACTACTGTGGAGCATAGGGAAGGGTCTCCAGGTCAGGGACTGCGCTCGGTTTCAGCACCTAGAACAGCGCCTCCAGAAGGAGGGTGGAAGGACCCGGAGGAATCCTACTTGCGCGTCTTTGCTTGTTCATCATGAGACAGTGTCtgctgtagcccaagctgactcTGAATTTGCTCTGTAGCCAAAGCTGGGTTTGACTCCTGTTTCTTATGCCTGtatctcctgaatgctaggattctAGGATGGAGACATTATGTCTTTGTTAGTTGttttctgagtcagggtttctttgtgcaaccctggttgtcctggagctcattcTGTAGAACAGGATGGTCTGGAACTCaaagatgtgcctgcctctgttttctaAGTGCTTGGATCAAAGgggtgcgccaccactgcctggcctgattttcatttttttgaaggtgtgtgtgtgtgtgtgtgtgtgtgtgtgtatttgtgcacatgagtgcaattccttgagaggccagaagagggcattatatCCTTAGAGCTGAAATTCAGGTAGGTAGTTGTGAACCTTCTGACCTAGATAATTGGGTCTTCTTCAAGAACAttatgcctttttaaaaacaacaacaacaacaacaacaacaacaacaacaacaaactccaaaacttactatgtagaccaggatggcctcaaactcacaaagatccactagCTACtgcctcccgtgtgtgtgtgtgtgtgtgtgtgtgtgtgtgtgtgtgtgtgtgtgtgtgtgtgtactttagtgcaaggtgtctgtggaggccagaaaaacaCATTGGgtatcctggagctggagttttaagtggttgtagGCCACCTCAAcctcagaaaacagaaatgcTGGAATGAAGTCTTAGGTCTCTGAAAGACCAGTACATTGGTGTATCTCGTCAGATGAGAGGATTTCtgaatttttgtggtttttgtttgtttgtttgttagattaattggttggtttttcttggttttgtatctatatggtttctttctttctttctttttccttctttttttcggagctggggactgaacccagggccttgcatataTGGTTTCTTATTGTGTGAGACTCATCCTAGTGACTCAAATTGTGTGTCTATATGGCTCATTGTGTTTAAGCACAGCTcgtggctgggtggtggtggtgcacacctttaatcccagcccttgggagaccgaggcaggcagatctctgagtttgaggccaccctggtctacacagtgagttctaggacagccagagctgcacagagaaaccctgtctcaaacaaacaaacaaacaaacacagtttGTGGTGTGTCAAGCAAGTGCTGGCGGTTTTTTATTATAGACATTGCTGTAGTTGTTGTCCTGTACTCCAAAGGGGAAACATCAAACCAGGGACAGCCTGGCATCTGCTTTCTGTCGAGGTCAACCCAGAGTCCATAGCCATAGAGATGAAGCGCACAGTGCACTTCTGAGCATGTGCAGATGATGAATTTGGGGGTAGGGGTCGTGGATGGACACAGTTTTGCCTGATTTGGGATAACCGGAACTCAGGAGAACCACTCCTGCCCTACCCTCTGGGTAGAGCTGCGATAAGGTAAACTATCTAAGAACACATTATCACACTGCTCTCCTCTTGCCCCAGAAATCCCTGGAGCCCAGCTCTTCCAAAGTAAAAGGTGAGCGTGAAACTGGACGGGGAAGACATTTGGGTTCCTATCCCCACTTAGTTTTTACTTCTATACTTACTCCCTGCCATGGCACATACACTGAAGGTCAGGGACAACTTAGCAGGGTTGGCTCTGTCCTACCTTGTGGGTCCCTGGGATCAAGCTCAAGTCACCTGTCCTAGTGGCAAGCACCACATACAGAGCCACCTTGCGGGGCCACTTTCCACTTTCTTCTTCTCCAGTACTAAGGCCCATGTTTATTCAACGCTTCAGGGGAGGTCTCCTGCCCTAGGCCTGCCCCTCTACTTCCTCTGTCACTCCCATCTCTGCCCTGATCTTACCTCAGCCATGGCTCTCACCCTTCCTCTGCCCACAGTTAAGAACACCATGCTGATTCCTGACTCTCAGAAGCTCTTGCGATGTGAACTGGAGTCCCTCAGGACCCAGCTGCAGGCTCAGAGCAAGGTGAGTCCTCTCCACCTTCTGCACCCCTGTTCTCATCCTGCTCCCCACTCCAGGACCTCACCTCCTGTCCCTCCAGGCTTTCGAGTTCCTGAACCACTCCGTAACCATGCTGGAGAAGGAGAGCTGTCTGCAACAGATCAAGATCCAGCAGCTCGAAGGTGAGGGTGAGACGGAGCCAGGGTCTGAGGAAATTTGTGGTGGCTGGAAAATAAGTTCCAGGTCAAGGCTGGAACAGCTTAAAAGGCTGGGGTCAAAGCTAGCCTCAGGCCCACATCAGTTCCCCTTTTGGGGTGGGGCCCCAGTTGGTAGGACACTTGCCTAGCATTTATGAAGTCTTGGGTTCCATCTTCAGCCTCGAATAAAAGTGGACCAGGTGGTgtgtgcctgcaatcccagcacttaggagaggaTCATTCAAGGTTATCTAATTAGGGAGTTGAAAGTCAGCCCAGGCTGGAGATTCTGTCTGGGAAATAAAAACTAAGAACAGAAGCCCCGGGCTGAGGGATGGCTTCTcaggtaagagcactggttgctcgaGCAGATgatccaggttctgttcccagtatCCACGCAGTAGCCAAAAccacctataacttcagttccagaataggacaccttcttctgacctccatggtaCCAGGCAAAATGCCCACCAAACACAAgctacatataataaaaataagtaattttaaaaattaaaactgttttagggctggggagatagctttgTTATTAAGATGCTTGCcgtgcaagcaggaggacctgatttcatctctagaactcagattgggggtggggggagccggGGTCAGCGGGGCACACTTAATCCCGGGTTCTTCAGAGTTGGAGACAAGAAGACTCCTGGGCTCTCTTGTTAGCCAGTCTACCCTAACCTTCAAGCTTTGGGTTCCGTAAGAGACCCCGTGTCAAAAGACAAGGTGGAGAGGAATTACCTCCCTACCTCATGCACAGCCTGTATACCGGTGCACACACCTGTGCGAACATGCgtgaacatgcacatgcacatagaccCATGTACGCACAAGTAAGACCAAGGATATCCCACCATCTCTACAGAAGTGCTGAACCCCACGAGTCGCCAAGGAGAGGATGGCCGTAAGTGGAGCAAAGAGCAGACCCAACACGAGCTGTATGGGGCCCTGGCTCAAGGCCTGCAGGGGTTGCAGAAGACACTGAAGGAAGGTGAGGAATTGCAACGGTCCCGTACCACTCGCTGCCTGCAGCTGTTGGCCCAGGAGATCCGGGACAGGTGGGTGTGGGCAGGAAGGCAGCGTAGAGGTTTCAAGAAAGCAGGCCACCATTGAAGAAACTTAATGGAGCAGGAAGTGGAAGGCTTAGGGGACACAACACAGGGACAGGAAAGGACGCTCAGAGGATATAGATGGCTAGAGAGTAGGTGTTGAGGAGGCTAAGGGACCTAGAAGGTTAGGGAGACTGCGGGATGGAGGTGGGatggggaaggaggcagggaatCAGAAGACTAGGGAGGCCGAGAGACTGGAGAGTAAAGTCAAGAGAAAACAACCCTGGGAAGATCCAGGAAAGAGAAAGTAGACTGAAAGGTGGGGCTGTGGGCGGAGCCTGGGGCTGTGGGCGGAGCCTTGCACTGGGTGGAGCTTCGGGCTGTGGACCCATTTTGAGGTTGTGGGCTGGGCCTCAGGTGGTGGGTAGAGCCTGATGCCCTAGTAGGAGCTAGGGCGGTGGGAGGAACCTGTGGCTGTAGGTGTGCTGAGAAGTGGGGGCGTGGGAGGGTATGGAGGCCTGGGGAATGGGCCCGGGGTCTGGGTTTAGGCTCCTCTCTCCCTTCAGCAAGAAGTTCCTGTGGGAGGAACTGGAGCTGGTGCGGGAAGAGGTGACTTTCATCTATCAGAAGCTCCGTGAGTTCCTGGAAGCGCACAGCCTGGAAGGGATGTGGGGCTACCCTGCTTTCCCCGTTCACTGAGCCTTCTTCCCCAACAGAGAACCAGGAGGACGAGATCTCAGAGAATCTCCTGAATATCCAGAAGATGCAGAAAACACAGGTGAAGTGCCGCAAGGTGAGCTGAGAAAACGAGTGCCTGAGGGACAGCGGGCCAAGAGGCGCTTCCTCCGGCTTCCACCTCTGAACTCGATCTAGGAGGCAGAATTCAAAGCCCAGCTCTGCTACTTAATGCTGTGTGACTATGGGCAAATCACTTTGCCTCTCCGGGCTCGATTTGCCCCTCCATATAACGGGTGTAATAGCTGCGATTCCTCCCGGATCGGAAAGTTGTGCTCCCTGAGGGTTCCATACTGTCGATACGGCCTGGAA from Rattus norvegicus strain BN/NHsdMcwi chromosome 8, GRCr8, whole genome shotgun sequence includes:
- the Ccdc159 gene encoding coiled-coil domain-containing protein 159 isoform X11, which encodes MGEHEQVKSLEPSSSKVKVKNTMLIPDSQKLLRCELESLRTQLQAQSKAFEFLNHSVTMLEKESCLQQIKIQQLEEVLNPTSRQGEDGRKWSKEQTQHELYGALAQGLQGLQKTLKEGEELQRSRTTRCLQLLAQEIRDSKKFLWEELELVREEVTFIYQKLQNQEDEISENLLNIQKMQKTQVKCRKVLTKMKQQACDSSSWPEAEGVPADSGGCWKDDLQKELSDIWSAVHSLQSSIDCLALSMGTRPKASSLRGQKGHQCQSSQCPSWDSDSDWERPFSKSGSYPPA
- the Ccdc159 gene encoding coiled-coil domain-containing protein 159 isoform X9, whose amino-acid sequence is MGEHEQVKSLEPSSSKVKVKNTMLIPDSQKLLRCELESLRTQLQAQSKAFEFLNHSVTMLEKESCLQQIKIQQLEEVLNPTSRQGEDGRKWSKEQTQHELYGALAQGLQGLQKTLKEGEELQRSRTTRCLQLLAQEIRDSKKFLWEELELVREEVTFIYQKLQNQEDEISENLLNIQKMQKTQVKCRKVLTKMKQQACDSSSWPEAEGVPADSGGCWKDDLQKELSDIWSAVHSLQSSIDCLALSMGTRPKASSLRGQKGHQCQSSQCPSWDSDSDWERPFSKSGSYPPGTDPTQPLSIPYHLAHL
- the Ccdc159 gene encoding coiled-coil domain-containing protein 159 isoform X10 encodes the protein MGEHEQKSLEPSSSKVKVKNTMLIPDSQKLLRCELESLRTQLQAQSKAFEFLNHSVTMLEKESCLQQIKIQQLEEVLNPTSRQGEDGRKWSKEQTQHELYGALAQGLQGLQKTLKEGEELQRSRTTRCLQLLAQEIRDSKKFLWEELELVREEVTFIYQKLQNQEDEISENLLNIQKMQKTQVKCRKVLTKMKQQACDSSSWPEAEGVPADSGGCWKDDLQKELSDIWSAVHSLQSSIDCLALSMGTRPKASSLRGQKGHQCQSSQCPSWDSDSDWERPFSKSGSYPPGTDPTQPLSIPYHLAHL
- the Ccdc159 gene encoding coiled-coil domain-containing protein 159 isoform X12, translated to MGEHEQKSLEPSSSKVKVKNTMLIPDSQKLLRCELESLRTQLQAQSKAFEFLNHSVTMLEKESCLQQIKIQQLEEVLNPTSRQGEDGRKWSKEQTQHELYGALAQGLQGLQKTLKEGEELQRSRTTRCLQLLAQEIRDSKKFLWEELELVREEVTFIYQKLQNQEDEISENLLNIQKMQKTQVKCRKVLTKMKQQACDSSSWPEAEGVPADSGGCWKDDLQKELSDIWSAVHSLQSSIDCLALSMGTRPKASSLRGQKGHQCQSSQCPSWDSDSDWERPFSKSGSYPPA
- the Ccdc159 gene encoding coiled-coil domain-containing protein 159 isoform X7; amino-acid sequence: MNSDPLLAGLPRDFDYCVSHLCSSPSLSITSWPAKERGSSSDKALDCMTHWSTTLEPEIVNTASEQAVKSVAWQKEWDSAPQPQEATSYSNSDLSKDQCHDQELVKRNHSIVKKSLEPSSSKVKVKNTMLIPDSQKLLRCELESLRTQLQAQSKAFEFLNHSVTMLEKESCLQQIKIQQLEEVLNPTSRQGEDGRKWSKEQTQHELYGALAQGLQGLQKTLKEGEELQRSRTTRCLQLLAQEIRDSKKFLWEELELVREEVTFIYQKLQNQEDEISENLLNIQKMQKTQVKCRKVLTKMKQQACDSSSWPEAEGVPADSGGCWKDDLQKELSDIWSAVHSLQSSIDCLALSMGTRPKASSLRGQKGHQCQSSQCPSWDSDSDWERPFSKSGSYPPA
- the Ccdc159 gene encoding coiled-coil domain-containing protein 159 isoform X6 — protein: MNRCDPLLAGLPRDFDYCVSHLCSSPSLSITSWPAKERGSSSDKALDCMTHWSTTLEPEIVNTASEQAVKSVAWQKEWDSAPQPQEATSYSNSDLSKDQCHDQELVKRNHSIVKKSLEPSSSKVKVKNTMLIPDSQKLLRCELESLRTQLQAQSKAFEFLNHSVTMLEKESCLQQIKIQQLEEVLNPTSRQGEDGRKWSKEQTQHELYGALAQGLQGLQKTLKEGEELQRSRTTRCLQLLAQEIRDSKKFLWEELELVREEVTFIYQKLQNQEDEISENLLNIQKMQKTQVKCRKVLTKMKQQACDSSSWPEAEGVPADSGGCWKDDLQKELSDIWSAVHSLQSSIDCLALSMGTRPKASSLRGQKGHQCQSSQCPSWDSDSDWERPFSKSGSYPPA
- the Ccdc159 gene encoding coiled-coil domain-containing protein 159; the encoded protein is MNRCDPLLAGLPRDFDYCVSHLCSSPSLSITSWPAKERGKYSPPLGEPGSSSDKALDCMTHWSTTLEPEIVNTASEQAVKSVAWQKEWDSAPQPQEATSYSNSDLSKDQCHDQELVKRNHSIVKKSLEPSSSKVKVKNTMLIPDSQKLLRCELESLRTQLQAQSKAFEFLNHSVTMLEKESCLQQIKIQQLEEVLNPTSRQGEDGRKWSKEQTQHELYGALAQGLQGLQKTLKEGEELQRSRTTRCLQLLAQEIRDSKKFLWEELELVREEVTFIYQKLQNQEDEISENLLNIQKMQKTQVKCRKVLTKMKQQACDSSSWPEAEGVPADSGGCWKDDLQKELSDIWSAVHSLQSSIDCLALSMGTRPKASSLRGQKGHQCQSSQCPSWDSDSDWERPFSKSGSYPPA
- the Ccdc159 gene encoding coiled-coil domain-containing protein 159 isoform X3, whose protein sequence is MNRCDPLLAGLPRDFDYCVSHLCSSPSLSITSWPAKERGSSSDKALDCMTHWSTTLEPEIVNTASEQAVKSVAWQKEWDSAPQPQEATSYSNSDLSKDQCHDQELVKRNHSIVKKSLEPSSSKVKVKNTMLIPDSQKLLRCELESLRTQLQAQSKAFEFLNHSVTMLEKESCLQQIKIQQLEEVLNPTSRQGEDGRKWSKEQTQHELYGALAQGLQGLQKTLKEGEELQRSRTTRCLQLLAQEIRDSKKFLWEELELVREEVTFIYQKLQNQEDEISENLLNIQKMQKTQVKCRKVLTKMKQQACDSSSWPEAEGVPADSGGCWKDDLQKELSDIWSAVHSLQSSIDCLALSMGTRPKASSLRGQKGHQCQSSQCPSWDSDSDWERPFSKSGSYPPGTDPTQPLSIPYHLAHL
- the Ccdc159 gene encoding coiled-coil domain-containing protein 159 isoform X1 → MNRCDPLLAGLPRDFDYCVSHLCSSPSLSITSWPAKERGKYSPPLGEPGSSSDKALDCMTHWSTTLEPEIVNTASEQAVKSVAWQKEWDSAPQPQEATSYSNSDLSKDQCHDQELVKRNHSIVKKSLEPSSSKVKVKNTMLIPDSQKLLRCELESLRTQLQAQSKAFEFLNHSVTMLEKESCLQQIKIQQLEEVLNPTSRQGEDGRKWSKEQTQHELYGALAQGLQGLQKTLKEGEELQRSRTTRCLQLLAQEIRDSKKFLWEELELVREEVTFIYQKLQNQEDEISENLLNIQKMQKTQVKCRKVLTKMKQQACDSSSWPEAEGVPADSGGCWKDDLQKELSDIWSAVHSLQSSIDCLALSMGTRPKASSLRGQKGHQCQSSQCPSWDSDSDWERPFSKSGSYPPGTDPTQPLSIPYHLAHL
- the Ccdc159 gene encoding coiled-coil domain-containing protein 159 isoform X5; translated protein: MNSDPLLAGLPRDFDYCVSHLCSSPSLSITSWPAKERGKYSPPLGEPGSSSDKALDCMTHWSTTLEPEIVNTASEQAVKSVAWQKEWDSAPQPQEATSYSNSDLSKDQCHDQELVKRNHSIVKKSLEPSSSKVKVKNTMLIPDSQKLLRCELESLRTQLQAQSKAFEFLNHSVTMLEKESCLQQIKIQQLEEVLNPTSRQGEDGRKWSKEQTQHELYGALAQGLQGLQKTLKEGEELQRSRTTRCLQLLAQEIRDSKKFLWEELELVREEVTFIYQKLQNQEDEISENLLNIQKMQKTQVKCRKVLTKMKQQACDSSSWPEAEGVPADSGGCWKDDLQKELSDIWSAVHSLQSSIDCLALSMGTRPKASSLRGQKGHQCQSSQCPSWDSDSDWERPFSKSGSYPPA
- the Ccdc159 gene encoding coiled-coil domain-containing protein 159 isoform X4 is translated as MNSDPLLAGLPRDFDYCVSHLCSSPSLSITSWPAKERGSSSDKALDCMTHWSTTLEPEIVNTASEQAVKSVAWQKEWDSAPQPQEATSYSNSDLSKDQCHDQELVKRNHSIVKKSLEPSSSKVKVKNTMLIPDSQKLLRCELESLRTQLQAQSKAFEFLNHSVTMLEKESCLQQIKIQQLEEVLNPTSRQGEDGRKWSKEQTQHELYGALAQGLQGLQKTLKEGEELQRSRTTRCLQLLAQEIRDSKKFLWEELELVREEVTFIYQKLQNQEDEISENLLNIQKMQKTQVKCRKVLTKMKQQACDSSSWPEAEGVPADSGGCWKDDLQKELSDIWSAVHSLQSSIDCLALSMGTRPKASSLRGQKGHQCQSSQCPSWDSDSDWERPFSKSGSYPPGTDPTQPLSIPYHLAHL
- the Ccdc159 gene encoding coiled-coil domain-containing protein 159 isoform X2 produces the protein MNSDPLLAGLPRDFDYCVSHLCSSPSLSITSWPAKERGKYSPPLGEPGSSSDKALDCMTHWSTTLEPEIVNTASEQAVKSVAWQKEWDSAPQPQEATSYSNSDLSKDQCHDQELVKRNHSIVKKSLEPSSSKVKVKNTMLIPDSQKLLRCELESLRTQLQAQSKAFEFLNHSVTMLEKESCLQQIKIQQLEEVLNPTSRQGEDGRKWSKEQTQHELYGALAQGLQGLQKTLKEGEELQRSRTTRCLQLLAQEIRDSKKFLWEELELVREEVTFIYQKLQNQEDEISENLLNIQKMQKTQVKCRKVLTKMKQQACDSSSWPEAEGVPADSGGCWKDDLQKELSDIWSAVHSLQSSIDCLALSMGTRPKASSLRGQKGHQCQSSQCPSWDSDSDWERPFSKSGSYPPGTDPTQPLSIPYHLAHL
- the Ccdc159 gene encoding coiled-coil domain-containing protein 159 isoform X8, which translates into the protein MTHWSTTLEPEIVNTASEQAVKSVAWQKEWDSAPQPQEATSYSNSDLSKDQCHDQELVKRNHSIVKKSLEPSSSKVKVKNTMLIPDSQKLLRCELESLRTQLQAQSKAFEFLNHSVTMLEKESCLQQIKIQQLEEVLNPTSRQGEDGRKWSKEQTQHELYGALAQGLQGLQKTLKEGEELQRSRTTRCLQLLAQEIRDSKKFLWEELELVREEVTFIYQKLQNQEDEISENLLNIQKMQKTQVKCRKVLTKMKQQACDSSSWPEAEGVPADSGGCWKDDLQKELSDIWSAVHSLQSSIDCLALSMGTRPKASSLRGQKGHQCQSSQCPSWDSDSDWERPFSKSGSYPPGTDPTQPLSIPYHLAHL
- the Ccdc159 gene encoding coiled-coil domain-containing protein 159 isoform X13; protein product: MLIPDSQKLLRCELESLRTQLQAQSKAFEFLNHSVTMLEKESCLQQIKIQQLEEVLNPTSRQGEDGRKWSKEQTQHELYGALAQGLQGLQKTLKEGEELQRSRTTRCLQLLAQEIRDSKKFLWEELELVREEVTFIYQKLQNQEDEISENLLNIQKMQKTQVKCRKVLTKMKQQACDSSSWPEAEGVPADSGGCWKDDLQKELSDIWSAVHSLQSSIDCLALSMGTRPKASSLRGQKGHQCQSSQCPSWDSDSDWERPFSKSGSYPPGTDPTQPLSIPYHLAHL